In the Acropora muricata isolate sample 2 chromosome 1, ASM3666990v1, whole genome shotgun sequence genome, one interval contains:
- the LOC136919257 gene encoding centrosomal protein of 63 kDa-like isoform X3, with amino-acid sequence METFTDLFADSLIRKGSLTSCEEELRELMRQIDLMVTAKKAEWENHTHSFQIQLDKKTKELEFVKDQLDQKSQEVGVLQQKAEEMELTQRDLVEEYEEHVINLKEEVDRLKHEHDKLKKKSSKQTIQVEKERDQLLVDLKSRNSEVDKLKDKIEEFRAKMSELEVGRKARDDRIRGLENQKKALIEKCDLMQQQSLGYQAQLNKRRQMMENLERDHQQEMAQLHSQLDRAKDDCDGTEDTVQQLKSSLEEALSSNREQASDIANLQDELRRIHSSFQRLEEENEHLQMELQAAAEDQRQHSEDMSKLEENLILKDEAIRQLKDGSRRTETIEIKRLKEDLRTSRLEIQSHLDTSQYQKNEVSHLTKRLEQSKTEISKLQAELTRKDEEVKFIEENNVKQLTLENSKLKERISTEDDGHQAEKEGMKQQITGMTAELHKRDTAMASISERAQRMEKDLREATTRLDRTTAELQVTNAQLEALRIENRHLRDTALNDQLTDLSDLHGGNLQLVRELEDDNRNLRTEVTTLREELTTLEAKYQDKYRNALRNNQDVLADIKDNEFRRHSELRSESDHKISSLEGTIKRYESQLHRLQTENERLRSIETSAGHRGTGVPQPLLSSTSKELPEYVQRRTVDASQTSSASGYTDTEALTHADITMGPPHSDSEIFVTTPVRPVRRSSITSDFLAEENRREKELERILDRRIADLKTNTDFIIQKYS; translated from the exons ATGGAGACGTTTACCGACTTGTTCGCGGATAG CTTGATAAGGAAAGGTTCATTGACTTCATGTGAGGAGGAACTGAGAGAG TTAATGCGGCAGATTGACCTGATGGTGACCGCCAAGAAAGCAGAATGGGAAAACCACACGCATTCTTTTCAAATACAGTTAGATAAGAAAACCAAGGAACTGGAGTTTGTAAAAGATCAACTGGATCAAAAAAGTCAGGAG GTTGGGGTCCTTCAACAGAAAGCAGAGGAGATGGAATTGACCCAAAGAGATTTGGTTGAAGAGTATGAAGAGCATGTGATTAATCTTAAAGAAGAG GTTGACAGGTTAAAACATGAACATgacaaactcaagaaaaagaGTAGCAAGCAAACAATTCAGGTTGAAAAAGAGAGAGATCAG CTTTTGGTGGATCTTAAGTCTCGAAATTCAGAGGTGGATAAATTGAAAGATAAAATAGAG GAATTCCGAGCCAAAATGTCAGAACTGGAAGTAGGAAGGAAAGCTAGAGATGACCGCATCAGAGGACTGGAGAATCAAAAGAAGGCCTTGATTGAGAAGTGTGATTTAATGCAG CAACAGTCTCTAGGATACCAAGCACAGTTAAACAAAAGGAGGCAGATGATGGAAAATCTTGAACGTGATCATCAACAAGAGATGGCTCAGTTGCATTCTCAG CTTGATCGCGCAAAGGACGATTGTGATGGAACTGAAGACACAGTTCAaca GTTAAAGAGTTCACTGGAAGAAGCTCTGTCATCCAACAGAGAGCAGGCCTCTGACATTGCCAACTTGCAAGATGAACTGAGGAGAATTCACTCGTCTTTCCAA CGTCTGGAAGAAGAGAATGAACACCTACAGATGGAACTCCAG GCAGCTGCGGAAGATCAAAGGCAGCATTCAGAGGACATGTCTAAACTGGAAGAGAATTTGATCTTGAAAGATGAAGCTATCAG ACAATTGAAGGACGGAAGTAGACGAACAGAAACTATTGAAATTAAAAGACTCAAGGAGGATCTTAGAACGAGCCGATTAGAAATACA GTCACATTTGGATACAAGCCAATACCAAAAGAATGAAGTCAGCCATTTGACTAAAAG GCTCGAGCAAAGCAAAACCGAAATTTCCAAACTGCAAGCAGAGCTGACCAGAAAG GACGAAGAAGTGAAATtcattgaagaaaataacgtcAAACAGCTGACGTTGGAAAATTCCAAG TTAAAGGAGCGAATCTCCACCGAGGATGATGGACACCAAGCGGAGAAAGAAGGAATGAAGCAACAAATCACTGGCATGACAGCGGAATTGCATAAAAG AGATACAGCTATGGCTTCCATCTCTGAGAGAGCTCAGCGAATGGAAAAAGATTTGCGAGAAGCAACGACCAGGCTTGACAGAACAACGGCTGAACTCCAG GTAACCAATGCCCAGCTGGAAGCTTTGAGGATTGAAAACAGACATTTACGAGATACAGCGCTTAATGACCAACTGACG GATTTATCGGATTTGCATGGCGGAAATCTTCAACTTGTTCGTGAACTTGAG GATGATAACAGAAATTTGAGAACAGAGGTTACTACTCTCCGTGAGGAACTGACAACACTAGAAGCGAAATATCAAGATAAATACAGAAACGCCCTGAGGAATAACCAAGATGTTTTGGCAGACATCAAAGACAACGAATTCAG ACGTCATAGCGAATTGCGCTCAGAATCAGACCACAAAATATCGTCGCTTGAAGGCACGATCAAGAGATACGAATCACAACTGCACAGGTTGCAAACAGAGAATGAGCGCTTAAGGAGCATTGAAACATCAGCAGGTCATAGGGGAACTG GTGTCCCTCAGCCCTTGCTGTCCTCTACAAGCAAGGAACTACCTGAGTATGTTCAAAGAAGAACCGTGGATGCCAGTCAAACAAGCTCCGCCAGTGGATATACGGACACCGAGGCACTGACGCACGCTGACATCACTATGGGTCCACCTCATTCAGACTCCGAG ATTTTTGTCACCACACCTGTTAGGCCGGTTCGGCGCTCTTCCATCACATCGGATTTTCTGGCAGAGGAAAATCGGCGAGAAAAAGAACTGGAGCGAATTCTGGACAGAAGGATAGCTGACTTGAAAACCAACACTGATTTTATTATACAGAAATACTCTTGA
- the LOC136919257 gene encoding centrosomal protein of 63 kDa-like isoform X2, translated as METFTDLFADSLIRKGSLTSCEEELRELMRQIDLMVTAKKAEWENHTHSFQIQLDKKTKELEFVKDQLDQKSQEVGVLQQKAEEMELTQRDLVEEYEEHVINLKEEVDRLKHEHDKLKKKSSKQTIQVEKERDQLLVDLKSRNSEVDKLKDKIEEFRAKMSELEVGRKARDDRIRGLENQKKALIEKCDLMQSLGYQAQLNKRRQMMENLERDHQQEMAQLHSQLDRAKDDCDGTEDTVQQLKSSLEEALSSNREQASDIANLQDELRRIHSSFQRLEEENEHLQMELQARDDLIRAAAEDQRQHSEDMSKLEENLILKDEAIRQLKDGSRRTETIEIKRLKEDLRTSRLEIQSHLDTSQYQKNEVSHLTKRLEQSKTEISKLQAELTRKDEEVKFIEENNVKQLTLENSKLKERISTEDDGHQAEKEGMKQQITGMTAELHKRDTAMASISERAQRMEKDLREATTRLDRTTAELQVTNAQLEALRIENRHLRDTALNDQLTDLSDLHGGNLQLVRELEDDNRNLRTEVTTLREELTTLEAKYQDKYRNALRNNQDVLADIKDNEFRRHSELRSESDHKISSLEGTIKRYESQLHRLQTENERLRSIETSAGHRGTGVPQPLLSSTSKELPEYVQRRTVDASQTSSASGYTDTEALTHADITMGPPHSDSEIFVTTPVRPVRRSSITSDFLAEENRREKELERILDRRIADLKTNTDFIIQKYS; from the exons ATGGAGACGTTTACCGACTTGTTCGCGGATAG CTTGATAAGGAAAGGTTCATTGACTTCATGTGAGGAGGAACTGAGAGAG TTAATGCGGCAGATTGACCTGATGGTGACCGCCAAGAAAGCAGAATGGGAAAACCACACGCATTCTTTTCAAATACAGTTAGATAAGAAAACCAAGGAACTGGAGTTTGTAAAAGATCAACTGGATCAAAAAAGTCAGGAG GTTGGGGTCCTTCAACAGAAAGCAGAGGAGATGGAATTGACCCAAAGAGATTTGGTTGAAGAGTATGAAGAGCATGTGATTAATCTTAAAGAAGAG GTTGACAGGTTAAAACATGAACATgacaaactcaagaaaaagaGTAGCAAGCAAACAATTCAGGTTGAAAAAGAGAGAGATCAG CTTTTGGTGGATCTTAAGTCTCGAAATTCAGAGGTGGATAAATTGAAAGATAAAATAGAG GAATTCCGAGCCAAAATGTCAGAACTGGAAGTAGGAAGGAAAGCTAGAGATGACCGCATCAGAGGACTGGAGAATCAAAAGAAGGCCTTGATTGAGAAGTGTGATTTAATGCAG TCTCTAGGATACCAAGCACAGTTAAACAAAAGGAGGCAGATGATGGAAAATCTTGAACGTGATCATCAACAAGAGATGGCTCAGTTGCATTCTCAG CTTGATCGCGCAAAGGACGATTGTGATGGAACTGAAGACACAGTTCAaca GTTAAAGAGTTCACTGGAAGAAGCTCTGTCATCCAACAGAGAGCAGGCCTCTGACATTGCCAACTTGCAAGATGAACTGAGGAGAATTCACTCGTCTTTCCAA CGTCTGGAAGAAGAGAATGAACACCTACAGATGGAACTCCAGGCAAGAGATGATCTAATTAGG GCAGCTGCGGAAGATCAAAGGCAGCATTCAGAGGACATGTCTAAACTGGAAGAGAATTTGATCTTGAAAGATGAAGCTATCAG ACAATTGAAGGACGGAAGTAGACGAACAGAAACTATTGAAATTAAAAGACTCAAGGAGGATCTTAGAACGAGCCGATTAGAAATACA GTCACATTTGGATACAAGCCAATACCAAAAGAATGAAGTCAGCCATTTGACTAAAAG GCTCGAGCAAAGCAAAACCGAAATTTCCAAACTGCAAGCAGAGCTGACCAGAAAG GACGAAGAAGTGAAATtcattgaagaaaataacgtcAAACAGCTGACGTTGGAAAATTCCAAG TTAAAGGAGCGAATCTCCACCGAGGATGATGGACACCAAGCGGAGAAAGAAGGAATGAAGCAACAAATCACTGGCATGACAGCGGAATTGCATAAAAG AGATACAGCTATGGCTTCCATCTCTGAGAGAGCTCAGCGAATGGAAAAAGATTTGCGAGAAGCAACGACCAGGCTTGACAGAACAACGGCTGAACTCCAG GTAACCAATGCCCAGCTGGAAGCTTTGAGGATTGAAAACAGACATTTACGAGATACAGCGCTTAATGACCAACTGACG GATTTATCGGATTTGCATGGCGGAAATCTTCAACTTGTTCGTGAACTTGAG GATGATAACAGAAATTTGAGAACAGAGGTTACTACTCTCCGTGAGGAACTGACAACACTAGAAGCGAAATATCAAGATAAATACAGAAACGCCCTGAGGAATAACCAAGATGTTTTGGCAGACATCAAAGACAACGAATTCAG ACGTCATAGCGAATTGCGCTCAGAATCAGACCACAAAATATCGTCGCTTGAAGGCACGATCAAGAGATACGAATCACAACTGCACAGGTTGCAAACAGAGAATGAGCGCTTAAGGAGCATTGAAACATCAGCAGGTCATAGGGGAACTG GTGTCCCTCAGCCCTTGCTGTCCTCTACAAGCAAGGAACTACCTGAGTATGTTCAAAGAAGAACCGTGGATGCCAGTCAAACAAGCTCCGCCAGTGGATATACGGACACCGAGGCACTGACGCACGCTGACATCACTATGGGTCCACCTCATTCAGACTCCGAG ATTTTTGTCACCACACCTGTTAGGCCGGTTCGGCGCTCTTCCATCACATCGGATTTTCTGGCAGAGGAAAATCGGCGAGAAAAAGAACTGGAGCGAATTCTGGACAGAAGGATAGCTGACTTGAAAACCAACACTGATTTTATTATACAGAAATACTCTTGA
- the LOC136919257 gene encoding centrosomal protein of 63 kDa-like isoform X1, whose translation METFTDLFADSLIRKGSLTSCEEELRELMRQIDLMVTAKKAEWENHTHSFQIQLDKKTKELEFVKDQLDQKSQEVGVLQQKAEEMELTQRDLVEEYEEHVINLKEEVDRLKHEHDKLKKKSSKQTIQVEKERDQLLVDLKSRNSEVDKLKDKIEEFRAKMSELEVGRKARDDRIRGLENQKKALIEKCDLMQQQSLGYQAQLNKRRQMMENLERDHQQEMAQLHSQLDRAKDDCDGTEDTVQQLKSSLEEALSSNREQASDIANLQDELRRIHSSFQRLEEENEHLQMELQARDDLIRAAAEDQRQHSEDMSKLEENLILKDEAIRQLKDGSRRTETIEIKRLKEDLRTSRLEIQSHLDTSQYQKNEVSHLTKRLEQSKTEISKLQAELTRKDEEVKFIEENNVKQLTLENSKLKERISTEDDGHQAEKEGMKQQITGMTAELHKRDTAMASISERAQRMEKDLREATTRLDRTTAELQVTNAQLEALRIENRHLRDTALNDQLTDLSDLHGGNLQLVRELEDDNRNLRTEVTTLREELTTLEAKYQDKYRNALRNNQDVLADIKDNEFRRHSELRSESDHKISSLEGTIKRYESQLHRLQTENERLRSIETSAGHRGTGVPQPLLSSTSKELPEYVQRRTVDASQTSSASGYTDTEALTHADITMGPPHSDSEIFVTTPVRPVRRSSITSDFLAEENRREKELERILDRRIADLKTNTDFIIQKYS comes from the exons ATGGAGACGTTTACCGACTTGTTCGCGGATAG CTTGATAAGGAAAGGTTCATTGACTTCATGTGAGGAGGAACTGAGAGAG TTAATGCGGCAGATTGACCTGATGGTGACCGCCAAGAAAGCAGAATGGGAAAACCACACGCATTCTTTTCAAATACAGTTAGATAAGAAAACCAAGGAACTGGAGTTTGTAAAAGATCAACTGGATCAAAAAAGTCAGGAG GTTGGGGTCCTTCAACAGAAAGCAGAGGAGATGGAATTGACCCAAAGAGATTTGGTTGAAGAGTATGAAGAGCATGTGATTAATCTTAAAGAAGAG GTTGACAGGTTAAAACATGAACATgacaaactcaagaaaaagaGTAGCAAGCAAACAATTCAGGTTGAAAAAGAGAGAGATCAG CTTTTGGTGGATCTTAAGTCTCGAAATTCAGAGGTGGATAAATTGAAAGATAAAATAGAG GAATTCCGAGCCAAAATGTCAGAACTGGAAGTAGGAAGGAAAGCTAGAGATGACCGCATCAGAGGACTGGAGAATCAAAAGAAGGCCTTGATTGAGAAGTGTGATTTAATGCAG CAACAGTCTCTAGGATACCAAGCACAGTTAAACAAAAGGAGGCAGATGATGGAAAATCTTGAACGTGATCATCAACAAGAGATGGCTCAGTTGCATTCTCAG CTTGATCGCGCAAAGGACGATTGTGATGGAACTGAAGACACAGTTCAaca GTTAAAGAGTTCACTGGAAGAAGCTCTGTCATCCAACAGAGAGCAGGCCTCTGACATTGCCAACTTGCAAGATGAACTGAGGAGAATTCACTCGTCTTTCCAA CGTCTGGAAGAAGAGAATGAACACCTACAGATGGAACTCCAGGCAAGAGATGATCTAATTAGG GCAGCTGCGGAAGATCAAAGGCAGCATTCAGAGGACATGTCTAAACTGGAAGAGAATTTGATCTTGAAAGATGAAGCTATCAG ACAATTGAAGGACGGAAGTAGACGAACAGAAACTATTGAAATTAAAAGACTCAAGGAGGATCTTAGAACGAGCCGATTAGAAATACA GTCACATTTGGATACAAGCCAATACCAAAAGAATGAAGTCAGCCATTTGACTAAAAG GCTCGAGCAAAGCAAAACCGAAATTTCCAAACTGCAAGCAGAGCTGACCAGAAAG GACGAAGAAGTGAAATtcattgaagaaaataacgtcAAACAGCTGACGTTGGAAAATTCCAAG TTAAAGGAGCGAATCTCCACCGAGGATGATGGACACCAAGCGGAGAAAGAAGGAATGAAGCAACAAATCACTGGCATGACAGCGGAATTGCATAAAAG AGATACAGCTATGGCTTCCATCTCTGAGAGAGCTCAGCGAATGGAAAAAGATTTGCGAGAAGCAACGACCAGGCTTGACAGAACAACGGCTGAACTCCAG GTAACCAATGCCCAGCTGGAAGCTTTGAGGATTGAAAACAGACATTTACGAGATACAGCGCTTAATGACCAACTGACG GATTTATCGGATTTGCATGGCGGAAATCTTCAACTTGTTCGTGAACTTGAG GATGATAACAGAAATTTGAGAACAGAGGTTACTACTCTCCGTGAGGAACTGACAACACTAGAAGCGAAATATCAAGATAAATACAGAAACGCCCTGAGGAATAACCAAGATGTTTTGGCAGACATCAAAGACAACGAATTCAG ACGTCATAGCGAATTGCGCTCAGAATCAGACCACAAAATATCGTCGCTTGAAGGCACGATCAAGAGATACGAATCACAACTGCACAGGTTGCAAACAGAGAATGAGCGCTTAAGGAGCATTGAAACATCAGCAGGTCATAGGGGAACTG GTGTCCCTCAGCCCTTGCTGTCCTCTACAAGCAAGGAACTACCTGAGTATGTTCAAAGAAGAACCGTGGATGCCAGTCAAACAAGCTCCGCCAGTGGATATACGGACACCGAGGCACTGACGCACGCTGACATCACTATGGGTCCACCTCATTCAGACTCCGAG ATTTTTGTCACCACACCTGTTAGGCCGGTTCGGCGCTCTTCCATCACATCGGATTTTCTGGCAGAGGAAAATCGGCGAGAAAAAGAACTGGAGCGAATTCTGGACAGAAGGATAGCTGACTTGAAAACCAACACTGATTTTATTATACAGAAATACTCTTGA
- the LOC136919290 gene encoding uncharacterized protein isoform X2, whose amino-acid sequence MLAPPDALRGARGRPKSPHLHFRSLSENYYELQSEEEQRKKQQWTEEEKKRLQAFLNEMLRGGCLKGFKYFALYLRGREELICRVLNEPMSQEIWSHYDAPSSEKTTLKGKSSFTFDGTSLPRNDLSGYGFMDIGLPPASPSEKDIDLKDDRSTLFLIAAYARYNCPYVWVRSNHERLVAFCGNSSSKEKQKDSPLKLKSTADWKQRDTKLWDIIAEVVKLNMCPSPLNPFAIDFKYFEGLPLVHRVIASGAMAHFLQKVVTSGDHAYNARVFDDLGEISRRHFKDLQTLARQRRTEEVGEATISKHQAQYKMHQGNLYGKQQTQQLSNYYQTGPVQQNQTMPSFSGQYHSGRIY is encoded by the exons ATGTTAGCTCCTCCAGATGCTTTGAGAGGAGCAAGAGGAAGGCCAAAATCACCTCATCTGCATTTTCGTTCCCTCTCAGAAAATTATTATGAACTTCAATCAGAGGAggaacaaagaaagaaacagcAGTGGACAGAAGAG GAGAAAAAGAGATTGCAGGCATTTTTGAATGAGATGCTGAGGGGAGGTTGCTTAAAG GGTTTCAAATATTTTGCTTTGTACTTGAGAGGGCGAGAAGAGCTCATCTGTAGAGTACTGAATGAACCCATG TCTCAAGAAATTTGGTCACATTATGATGCTCCATCCTCGGAGAAAACCACACTGAAGGGAAAATCAAGTTTCACATTTGACGGTACAAGTCTGCCAAGGAATGA TTTAAGTGGTTACGGTTTCATGGATATTGGCCTTCCTCCAGCAAGCCCAAGTGAGAAAGACATTGATTTGAAG gATGACAGGTCCACACTCTTTCTCATTGCTGCATATGCGAGATATAATTGTCCTTATGTTTGG GTGAGATCTAACCATGAGAGACTTGTGGCATTCTGTGGCAATTCCAGTagcaaagagaaacaaaaagaCAGTCCCCTGAAATTGAAATCTACAGCAGATTGGAAACAGAGAG ACACAAAGCTGTGGGATATCATTGCTGAAGTTGTGAAGCTGAACATGTGTCCATCCCCTCTCAACCCATTTGCCATTGATTTTAAGTATTTTGAAGGTCTACCGTTGGTTCATAGAGTCATTGCAAGTGGCGCAATGGCTCATTTCCTGCAGAAGGTGGTTACCTCTGGAGATCATGCTTACAATGCAAGAG TGTTCGATGACTTAGGAGAGATCTCAAGGCGTCATTTTAAGGACCTACAGACACTTGCTCGCCAGAGAAGGACAGAAGAGGTTGGGGAAGCCACAATTTCCAAACATCAAGCACAATACAAGATGCACCAAGGCAATCTCTATGGAAAGCAGCAAACACAACAACTGTCAAATTATTACCAGACTGGGCCAGTGCAACAAAACCAAACCATGCCAAGCTTTTCTGGGCAATATCATTCAGGAAGGATCTATTAG
- the LOC136919290 gene encoding uncharacterized protein isoform X1, whose protein sequence is MLAPPDALRGARGRPKSPHLHFRSLSENYYELQSEEEQRKKQQWTEEEKKRLQAFLNEMLRGGCLKGFKYFALYLRGREELICRVLNEPMSQEIWSHYDAPSSEKTTLKGKSSFTFDGTSLPRNEQSLIMSSSLQKSLSGYGFMDIGLPPASPSEKDIDLKDDRSTLFLIAAYARYNCPYVWVRSNHERLVAFCGNSSSKEKQKDSPLKLKSTADWKQRDTKLWDIIAEVVKLNMCPSPLNPFAIDFKYFEGLPLVHRVIASGAMAHFLQKVVTSGDHAYNARVFDDLGEISRRHFKDLQTLARQRRTEEVGEATISKHQAQYKMHQGNLYGKQQTQQLSNYYQTGPVQQNQTMPSFSGQYHSGRIY, encoded by the exons ATGTTAGCTCCTCCAGATGCTTTGAGAGGAGCAAGAGGAAGGCCAAAATCACCTCATCTGCATTTTCGTTCCCTCTCAGAAAATTATTATGAACTTCAATCAGAGGAggaacaaagaaagaaacagcAGTGGACAGAAGAG GAGAAAAAGAGATTGCAGGCATTTTTGAATGAGATGCTGAGGGGAGGTTGCTTAAAG GGTTTCAAATATTTTGCTTTGTACTTGAGAGGGCGAGAAGAGCTCATCTGTAGAGTACTGAATGAACCCATG TCTCAAGAAATTTGGTCACATTATGATGCTCCATCCTCGGAGAAAACCACACTGAAGGGAAAATCAAGTTTCACATTTGACGGTACAAGTCTGCCAAGGAATGA ACAATCCTTGATCATGTCATCTAGTTTGCAAAAAAG TTTAAGTGGTTACGGTTTCATGGATATTGGCCTTCCTCCAGCAAGCCCAAGTGAGAAAGACATTGATTTGAAG gATGACAGGTCCACACTCTTTCTCATTGCTGCATATGCGAGATATAATTGTCCTTATGTTTGG GTGAGATCTAACCATGAGAGACTTGTGGCATTCTGTGGCAATTCCAGTagcaaagagaaacaaaaagaCAGTCCCCTGAAATTGAAATCTACAGCAGATTGGAAACAGAGAG ACACAAAGCTGTGGGATATCATTGCTGAAGTTGTGAAGCTGAACATGTGTCCATCCCCTCTCAACCCATTTGCCATTGATTTTAAGTATTTTGAAGGTCTACCGTTGGTTCATAGAGTCATTGCAAGTGGCGCAATGGCTCATTTCCTGCAGAAGGTGGTTACCTCTGGAGATCATGCTTACAATGCAAGAG TGTTCGATGACTTAGGAGAGATCTCAAGGCGTCATTTTAAGGACCTACAGACACTTGCTCGCCAGAGAAGGACAGAAGAGGTTGGGGAAGCCACAATTTCCAAACATCAAGCACAATACAAGATGCACCAAGGCAATCTCTATGGAAAGCAGCAAACACAACAACTGTCAAATTATTACCAGACTGGGCCAGTGCAACAAAACCAAACCATGCCAAGCTTTTCTGGGCAATATCATTCAGGAAGGATCTATTAG
- the LOC136919290 gene encoding uncharacterized protein isoform X3, which yields MASPKLSQMEKKRLQAFLNEMLRGGCLKGFKYFALYLRGREELICRVLNEPMSQEIWSHYDAPSSEKTTLKGKSSFTFDGTSLPRNEQSLIMSSSLQKSLSGYGFMDIGLPPASPSEKDIDLKDDRSTLFLIAAYARYNCPYVWVRSNHERLVAFCGNSSSKEKQKDSPLKLKSTADWKQRDTKLWDIIAEVVKLNMCPSPLNPFAIDFKYFEGLPLVHRVIASGAMAHFLQKVVTSGDHAYNARVFDDLGEISRRHFKDLQTLARQRRTEEVGEATISKHQAQYKMHQGNLYGKQQTQQLSNYYQTGPVQQNQTMPSFSGQYHSGRIY from the exons atggcgTCTCCGAAACTCTCACAAATG GAGAAAAAGAGATTGCAGGCATTTTTGAATGAGATGCTGAGGGGAGGTTGCTTAAAG GGTTTCAAATATTTTGCTTTGTACTTGAGAGGGCGAGAAGAGCTCATCTGTAGAGTACTGAATGAACCCATG TCTCAAGAAATTTGGTCACATTATGATGCTCCATCCTCGGAGAAAACCACACTGAAGGGAAAATCAAGTTTCACATTTGACGGTACAAGTCTGCCAAGGAATGA ACAATCCTTGATCATGTCATCTAGTTTGCAAAAAAG TTTAAGTGGTTACGGTTTCATGGATATTGGCCTTCCTCCAGCAAGCCCAAGTGAGAAAGACATTGATTTGAAG gATGACAGGTCCACACTCTTTCTCATTGCTGCATATGCGAGATATAATTGTCCTTATGTTTGG GTGAGATCTAACCATGAGAGACTTGTGGCATTCTGTGGCAATTCCAGTagcaaagagaaacaaaaagaCAGTCCCCTGAAATTGAAATCTACAGCAGATTGGAAACAGAGAG ACACAAAGCTGTGGGATATCATTGCTGAAGTTGTGAAGCTGAACATGTGTCCATCCCCTCTCAACCCATTTGCCATTGATTTTAAGTATTTTGAAGGTCTACCGTTGGTTCATAGAGTCATTGCAAGTGGCGCAATGGCTCATTTCCTGCAGAAGGTGGTTACCTCTGGAGATCATGCTTACAATGCAAGAG TGTTCGATGACTTAGGAGAGATCTCAAGGCGTCATTTTAAGGACCTACAGACACTTGCTCGCCAGAGAAGGACAGAAGAGGTTGGGGAAGCCACAATTTCCAAACATCAAGCACAATACAAGATGCACCAAGGCAATCTCTATGGAAAGCAGCAAACACAACAACTGTCAAATTATTACCAGACTGGGCCAGTGCAACAAAACCAAACCATGCCAAGCTTTTCTGGGCAATATCATTCAGGAAGGATCTATTAG
- the LOC136919290 gene encoding uncharacterized protein isoform X4: MASPKLSQMEKKRLQAFLNEMLRGGCLKGFKYFALYLRGREELICRVLNEPMSQEIWSHYDAPSSEKTTLKGKSSFTFDGTSLPRNDLSGYGFMDIGLPPASPSEKDIDLKDDRSTLFLIAAYARYNCPYVWVRSNHERLVAFCGNSSSKEKQKDSPLKLKSTADWKQRDTKLWDIIAEVVKLNMCPSPLNPFAIDFKYFEGLPLVHRVIASGAMAHFLQKVVTSGDHAYNARVFDDLGEISRRHFKDLQTLARQRRTEEVGEATISKHQAQYKMHQGNLYGKQQTQQLSNYYQTGPVQQNQTMPSFSGQYHSGRIY, translated from the exons atggcgTCTCCGAAACTCTCACAAATG GAGAAAAAGAGATTGCAGGCATTTTTGAATGAGATGCTGAGGGGAGGTTGCTTAAAG GGTTTCAAATATTTTGCTTTGTACTTGAGAGGGCGAGAAGAGCTCATCTGTAGAGTACTGAATGAACCCATG TCTCAAGAAATTTGGTCACATTATGATGCTCCATCCTCGGAGAAAACCACACTGAAGGGAAAATCAAGTTTCACATTTGACGGTACAAGTCTGCCAAGGAATGA TTTAAGTGGTTACGGTTTCATGGATATTGGCCTTCCTCCAGCAAGCCCAAGTGAGAAAGACATTGATTTGAAG gATGACAGGTCCACACTCTTTCTCATTGCTGCATATGCGAGATATAATTGTCCTTATGTTTGG GTGAGATCTAACCATGAGAGACTTGTGGCATTCTGTGGCAATTCCAGTagcaaagagaaacaaaaagaCAGTCCCCTGAAATTGAAATCTACAGCAGATTGGAAACAGAGAG ACACAAAGCTGTGGGATATCATTGCTGAAGTTGTGAAGCTGAACATGTGTCCATCCCCTCTCAACCCATTTGCCATTGATTTTAAGTATTTTGAAGGTCTACCGTTGGTTCATAGAGTCATTGCAAGTGGCGCAATGGCTCATTTCCTGCAGAAGGTGGTTACCTCTGGAGATCATGCTTACAATGCAAGAG TGTTCGATGACTTAGGAGAGATCTCAAGGCGTCATTTTAAGGACCTACAGACACTTGCTCGCCAGAGAAGGACAGAAGAGGTTGGGGAAGCCACAATTTCCAAACATCAAGCACAATACAAGATGCACCAAGGCAATCTCTATGGAAAGCAGCAAACACAACAACTGTCAAATTATTACCAGACTGGGCCAGTGCAACAAAACCAAACCATGCCAAGCTTTTCTGGGCAATATCATTCAGGAAGGATCTATTAG